The following proteins come from a genomic window of Nitrospira sp.:
- a CDS encoding Chemotaxis protein CheD — translation MPQMDPDQFTHIRRMRDNRFPHEIASILPGEFFVSADPMIVYTVLGSCISACVRDPIAGVGGMNHFMLPKPKEGARDSWGESTRYGSYAMESLINGILKRGGVKSRLEVKLFGAGKIYDGNIDVGARNTEWVLEYLSAEGLSACKTDLGDMYPRKVYYFTESGRVLLKKLERLKNRTIEMREQEYAAKIQTREQAAEEEVTLF, via the coding sequence GTGCCGCAGATGGATCCGGATCAATTCACTCATATTCGGCGCATGCGGGACAACCGGTTTCCCCATGAAATCGCGTCCATCCTCCCAGGTGAGTTTTTTGTGAGTGCCGATCCTATGATCGTGTACACCGTGCTCGGTTCATGCATCTCCGCCTGTGTCCGTGATCCGATCGCCGGCGTGGGCGGGATGAATCATTTTATGCTGCCGAAACCGAAAGAAGGCGCCCGCGATTCATGGGGGGAGTCCACTCGATATGGTTCCTATGCCATGGAGTCATTGATCAACGGTATTCTCAAGCGAGGAGGAGTCAAGAGCCGCTTAGAGGTCAAACTGTTCGGGGCCGGAAAAATTTATGACGGCAACATCGATGTGGGCGCCAGAAATACCGAATGGGTCTTGGAGTATCTCAGTGCCGAAGGACTATCGGCCTGTAAGACTGATTTGGGCGACATGTATCCGCGCAAAGTGTACTACTTCACCGAGTCGGGGAGGGTGCTGTTGAAAAAGCTTGAGCGGCTTAAGAACCGGACGATCGAGATGCGTGAGCAAGAGTACGCCGCCAAGATTCAAACACGTGAACAGGCGGCGGA
- a CDS encoding Chemotaxis protein methyltransferase CheR, translating to MHGCVASADGAPCSPQVLTTMEYAISTEEYQRFRRLIYDKSGISLGDQKQSLVKSRLSTRLRDLQMSTFSEYYDLVLSDPKGEEFTRLLDLISTNKTDFFREPKHFDFLRDRILPELVEEKRIRIWSSACSTGEEPYTIAITLFEHAHNPDQWDFKILASDLSTRVLAKAAAGTYDEDRFRGVPPEVLRRHFLRGRGASAGLFKVKPHLAAVIQFRRLNLMDSQFPIKNPLDLIFCRNVMIYFDRPTQETLVNKFHRYLKPGGYLFIGHSESLQWVNHAFKSLAPTIYQKEC from the coding sequence ATGCATGGGTGCGTCGCGTCAGCCGACGGCGCGCCTTGTTCGCCGCAGGTTTTGACCACTATGGAATACGCCATCTCGACAGAGGAGTATCAACGGTTTCGTAGGCTGATCTACGACAAGAGCGGAATTTCGCTTGGAGACCAAAAGCAATCGTTGGTGAAGTCCCGCCTGTCCACGCGACTGCGCGACCTCCAGATGTCGACATTTTCAGAGTACTACGATCTCGTCCTGAGCGATCCGAAGGGGGAAGAATTCACCCGTCTGCTGGATCTGATCTCGACCAATAAGACTGATTTCTTCCGCGAGCCAAAACATTTCGATTTCCTCCGTGACAGGATTCTTCCCGAATTGGTGGAAGAAAAGCGTATCCGAATCTGGTCGTCCGCCTGCTCAACCGGTGAGGAGCCCTATACGATTGCCATAACACTCTTCGAGCATGCGCACAATCCGGACCAGTGGGATTTCAAGATACTCGCTTCGGATCTGTCAACCCGGGTACTGGCCAAAGCAGCAGCCGGTACATACGATGAAGACCGCTTCCGTGGTGTGCCGCCGGAGGTACTGAGGCGGCATTTCTTACGCGGACGAGGGGCCAGCGCGGGCCTCTTCAAGGTGAAGCCGCATCTTGCCGCGGTGATTCAGTTTCGTCGGCTCAACTTGATGGACAGTCAGTTTCCCATCAAGAATCCTCTGGACCTAATTTTCTGCCGGAATGTCATGATCTACTTCGATAGGCCGACTCAGGAAACACTGGTCAATAAATTCCACCGTTATCTGAAGCCGGGCGGCTATCTCTTCATCGGGCATTCCGAGAGTCTTCAGTGGGTGAATCACGCGTTCAAATCGTTGGCTCCGACGATCTACCAGAAGGAGTGTTGA
- a CDS encoding Methyl-accepting chemotaxis protein I (serine chemoreceptor protein) gives MIKKFSNLKIRSKLLCGFGVIGLLLVLIGGLSIVGMNRLNGNAEFIYKTNLTGVTVMSDLRAKMLRRSNFVVWHLLANDSATMAAREKSIAELDKEIEDLLEKYVPLIVTEPEKKMFEKFRAGVPAYMEARKKLLQLSKNYSKDAAAEVQRTELTEKIGVLYEAVDWLVDENKRQAEESYRSGHDLSTSLNWGMSILNVSAILIGAFTVWFVSKLISKNLLNVLDAAHKLQGGQLTHRSTVTTQDEIGELAQAFNQMAEALAQAAGKQQEMMEEMQARIDIMNTTSIVSEADLKGDVLTANEKYREISKYSEKELIGSPHSITRHPDMPKETFKTMWKTIGRGEIFRGVIKNRAKDGTPYYVDAVIKPIMGPNGKPRKYLGVRYDITQYELARQNMKGIVDAIDASYATVEFDLKGNVLTANNVFLQTMGYSLDEIKGKHHGQFVESSYSGSPEYRTFWEKLGRGEREAGQYKCITKSGKEVWIQASYNPVMDEIGRPFKVLQLADDITGQKQAQVEVEKLIVAAAAGQLSERIKTDRFEGTAKALTQSFNQLLDAVATPLSEAQAVLAALAGNDLTKTLTGVYQGEFEQMKSSLNGALTNLATTIAAVRESVEAVATGAEEITKGNEDLSQRTSEQASALEETSASMEEMTSTVKQNADNAKQANQLAVAARDTADKGGAVTKRAVDAMGEINKSSKKIADIITVIDEIAFQTNLLALNAAVEAARAGEHGRGFAVVAAEVRNLAQRSATAAKEIKGLINESIQRVNDGSELVNQSGKTLEEIVSAVKRVGDIIAEITAASQEQASGIDQVNKAIMAMDETTQQNAALVEETTSASQSMRSQAAELLRRMALFKIQRMSEAEKAENVAIASVRENTARSIDRAYNFRERKPEKSRAPHTNAPKKAMVVAGGNTSNGSEEFEEF, from the coding sequence TAAGACGAACTTGACCGGAGTCACGGTCATGAGTGATCTGCGCGCGAAGATGCTGCGTAGGAGCAACTTCGTCGTGTGGCACCTTTTGGCGAATGACTCGGCCACGATGGCTGCACGGGAAAAGAGCATCGCGGAACTCGACAAAGAAATAGAGGACCTCTTGGAGAAGTATGTCCCTCTCATCGTCACGGAACCGGAAAAAAAGATGTTTGAAAAATTCAGAGCCGGAGTCCCTGCGTATATGGAAGCCCGTAAGAAATTATTGCAACTCAGCAAGAATTACAGCAAGGACGCAGCAGCGGAGGTTCAGAGGACCGAGTTGACCGAGAAAATCGGTGTGCTTTATGAAGCAGTCGACTGGTTGGTCGATGAAAACAAAAGGCAGGCCGAGGAAAGTTATCGATCCGGCCATGATCTCAGCACGAGCCTGAATTGGGGCATGAGTATACTGAACGTCAGCGCGATCCTCATCGGCGCGTTCACCGTATGGTTCGTCTCCAAGCTGATCAGCAAAAACTTACTGAATGTGCTTGACGCGGCACATAAGCTCCAAGGCGGCCAATTGACCCACCGCTCGACGGTCACGACACAGGACGAAATCGGAGAGTTGGCGCAGGCGTTCAATCAAATGGCCGAGGCGTTGGCCCAGGCTGCGGGCAAACAACAGGAGATGATGGAGGAGATGCAGGCGCGCATCGACATCATGAACACCACGAGCATCGTCTCGGAAGCCGACCTCAAGGGTGATGTCCTCACCGCCAACGAGAAATATCGTGAAATCTCCAAGTACTCGGAAAAAGAATTGATCGGTAGTCCGCACAGCATCACGCGCCATCCTGACATGCCGAAGGAGACCTTCAAGACCATGTGGAAAACGATCGGCCGGGGAGAGATCTTTCGGGGCGTCATCAAGAACCGCGCAAAAGACGGTACACCCTATTATGTCGATGCGGTGATCAAGCCGATCATGGGTCCGAACGGCAAACCCCGGAAGTACTTGGGTGTGCGCTACGACATCACGCAGTACGAGCTCGCGCGTCAGAATATGAAGGGCATCGTCGATGCGATCGATGCGTCCTACGCCACCGTTGAATTCGATCTCAAAGGGAACGTCCTCACGGCCAACAATGTGTTCTTGCAGACGATGGGTTACAGCCTGGATGAAATCAAGGGCAAGCACCACGGTCAGTTTGTCGAATCGTCGTATAGTGGATCGCCCGAGTATCGCACCTTCTGGGAGAAGCTTGGGCGAGGCGAGCGAGAGGCGGGCCAATACAAATGCATCACGAAGAGCGGCAAGGAGGTTTGGATTCAGGCGAGTTATAACCCGGTCATGGACGAGATAGGGCGGCCGTTCAAAGTGCTGCAATTGGCCGATGACATTACGGGACAGAAGCAGGCGCAGGTCGAAGTGGAAAAGCTGATTGTCGCTGCGGCAGCCGGCCAGCTGTCGGAACGCATCAAGACCGATCGGTTCGAGGGTACGGCCAAGGCGCTCACGCAGAGTTTCAACCAGCTCCTTGATGCCGTCGCCACGCCCTTGAGCGAAGCCCAAGCCGTGCTCGCCGCACTGGCGGGCAATGATCTCACCAAGACGCTGACGGGGGTTTATCAGGGCGAATTCGAGCAGATGAAGAGCAGCTTGAACGGCGCGCTGACGAACCTCGCCACGACGATCGCCGCCGTGCGTGAGTCGGTAGAGGCGGTGGCGACCGGGGCAGAGGAGATCACGAAGGGTAACGAAGACCTGTCGCAACGGACCAGCGAACAGGCTTCGGCACTGGAAGAGACTAGTGCTTCAATGGAAGAGATGACGAGTACGGTCAAGCAGAACGCGGACAATGCCAAGCAGGCCAATCAACTGGCGGTGGCCGCGCGGGACACGGCGGATAAGGGCGGGGCGGTTACGAAGCGGGCCGTGGATGCGATGGGGGAGATCAACAAGAGCAGCAAGAAGATTGCCGACATCATCACGGTGATCGACGAAATTGCGTTCCAAACAAACCTGTTGGCACTGAACGCGGCGGTGGAAGCGGCGAGGGCGGGAGAACATGGGCGCGGGTTTGCCGTGGTGGCGGCGGAGGTGCGGAACCTGGCGCAGCGCTCGGCGACGGCGGCGAAAGAGATTAAAGGACTGATTAACGAGTCGATTCAACGGGTGAACGACGGCAGCGAGCTGGTTAATCAGTCGGGGAAGACGCTGGAAGAAATCGTGAGTGCAGTAAAGCGGGTGGGTGACATTATCGCGGAGATCACGGCGGCGTCTCAGGAGCAGGCGAGCGGGATCGATCAGGTGAACAAGGCAATCATGGCGATGGACGAGACGACACAGCAGAATGCGGCCTTGGTGGAGGAGACCACGAGCGCCAGTCAGTCGATGAGGAGCCAAGCGGCGGAACTCCTGCGCCGAATGGCGTTGTTCAAGATCCAGAGGATGTCTGAAGCAGAGAAAGCGGAGAACGTGGCAATCGCCAGTGTGAGGGAAAATACGGCGCGCTCAATCGACCGAGCGTACAACTTTCGGGAGCGGAAACCGGAAAAGTCGCGAGCGCCTCACACGAATGCGCCAAAGAAAGCCATGGTCGTTGCCGGAGGGAATACCTCCAATGGGTCGGAGGAGTTCGAAGAGTTTTAA